In a single window of the Aridibaculum aurantiacum genome:
- a CDS encoding RagB/SusD family nutrient uptake outer membrane protein, translating into MKYTFINSRKMLAIAVLVTVAGLLSGCKKNFLDREPQGQYTLETYPYPSGSGPYDTYLFGAYSELRAYNVHSQFFIAATSIRSDDADKGSTPADGGANVISMDNFPVLPDNGYTNGLWTGYYTMVNRCNIAIDQVRHNAAIEATPAVKAQSEAEARFLRAYAYFNLVRFFGRVPLVDSVFTDAASQSNVPQSPPAVIYNFIENDLQFAAANLPLSWDAQFVGRATKGAANGLLAKVYLTQQKWAQAMTTAGMVINSGVYSLHPSYDILFREQGENSQESVFEVQATANATQQTAFGVQYASIQGVRGAGQWNLGWGWNTPSEQLASVYEPGDPRRGRTILFTSTATTPGITIYGETTPQGLPNPRYNHKVYTNPQIRSSVNSQAGYWFNIRLLRYADVLLMYAEAANEVGGTANTTEALAKLEMVRARARAGNNAILPPVTTTNQGQLRDAIRHERRVELAMEHDRFWDIVRWGIAQQVLHAAGKTNFNQNRDVLLPIPQVQIDLSRGVLTQNPGY; encoded by the coding sequence ATGAAATACACATTCATCAACTCGCGGAAAATGCTGGCCATAGCGGTGCTGGTTACCGTTGCAGGCCTACTGTCGGGATGTAAGAAGAACTTCCTGGATAGGGAACCGCAGGGGCAATATACCCTGGAGACTTACCCATACCCAAGCGGATCGGGACCTTACGATACCTATCTCTTCGGCGCATACTCTGAGTTGCGCGCCTACAATGTGCATAGTCAATTCTTCATTGCGGCTACCAGTATACGCAGCGACGATGCTGACAAGGGAAGTACACCAGCTGACGGAGGCGCTAACGTTATCAGCATGGACAACTTCCCGGTGCTACCAGACAACGGCTATACCAATGGCCTGTGGACCGGCTACTATACTATGGTAAACAGGTGTAACATCGCCATCGACCAGGTAAGGCACAATGCGGCCATCGAAGCAACACCAGCGGTGAAGGCTCAATCAGAAGCTGAGGCCCGCTTCCTGCGTGCTTATGCTTACTTCAACCTGGTTCGTTTCTTCGGCCGTGTACCTTTAGTAGATAGTGTATTTACTGACGCAGCATCTCAGTCGAACGTACCTCAAAGCCCGCCGGCTGTTATTTACAACTTCATTGAGAATGACCTCCAGTTTGCAGCAGCTAACCTGCCGCTTAGCTGGGATGCGCAGTTTGTTGGTCGTGCAACCAAAGGAGCGGCCAACGGCCTCCTTGCTAAAGTTTACCTGACACAACAGAAATGGGCGCAGGCAATGACTACTGCGGGTATGGTAATTAATTCTGGTGTTTATAGTCTACATCCTTCGTACGACATCCTCTTCAGGGAGCAGGGCGAAAACAGCCAGGAGTCAGTATTTGAGGTGCAGGCAACGGCTAATGCTACACAGCAAACGGCGTTTGGTGTTCAGTACGCTTCTATACAGGGTGTAAGAGGCGCTGGACAGTGGAACCTTGGATGGGGTTGGAATACGCCAAGCGAGCAACTGGCATCTGTTTACGAACCAGGTGATCCTCGCCGTGGACGTACGATCCTTTTTACCAGTACAGCAACTACACCGGGTATCACCATCTATGGAGAAACTACACCGCAAGGGTTGCCGAACCCGCGTTACAACCATAAGGTGTATACTAACCCACAGATAAGAAGCTCTGTCAATAGCCAGGCTGGCTATTGGTTCAATATACGCCTGCTACGCTACGCTGACGTGCTGCTGATGTATGCTGAAGCGGCCAACGAAGTGGGCGGAACGGCTAATACAACAGAAGCGCTGGCTAAACTGGAAATGGTAAGGGCTCGTGCACGTGCAGGTAACAATGCCATCCTGCCGCCAGTTACTACCACCAACCAGGGCCAGCTTCGCGATGCAATAAGGCACGAGAGAAGAGTAGAGTTGGCTATGGAGCATGATCGTTTCTGGGATATTGTTCGTTGGGGTATTGCACAGCAGGTACTACACGCTGCAGGCAAAACAAACTTCAACCAAAACCGTGACGTACTGCTACCAATACCACAGGTGCAGATTGACCTGAGCCGCGGTGTGCTGACACAAAATCCAGGCTATTAA
- a CDS encoding GDSL-type esterase/lipase family protein produces MKKITFFLLLFMLTSSYQLLAQQRPFWNEIQNFKKQDSIQAPPSNAILFIGSSSFTMWRDVKDYFPGHTIINRGFGGSSLPHLITYFDDVVKPYNPKQVVIYCGENDLTVDTVQPHHVLQRFTQLFNMIKQTYPAVPVAFISIKPSPSRANLMQRMELSNQLIRLFLAKQANTHYINVYNDMLVNGKPDPKLFIGDNLHMNAKGYAIWQKQIEPLLKK; encoded by the coding sequence ATGAAGAAAATAACATTTTTCCTACTGTTGTTTATGCTAACGAGTAGCTACCAGCTACTAGCTCAGCAGCGACCATTTTGGAACGAGATACAAAACTTTAAAAAGCAGGACAGCATACAGGCACCGCCTTCAAATGCTATCCTTTTCATTGGCAGTTCTTCCTTTACCATGTGGAGAGATGTAAAGGATTATTTCCCCGGCCACACAATTATCAACCGTGGTTTTGGTGGTAGCTCGCTGCCGCATCTCATCACTTATTTTGATGACGTGGTAAAGCCATACAATCCAAAGCAGGTTGTTATTTACTGCGGCGAGAATGATCTAACTGTTGATACTGTTCAGCCGCATCATGTGCTGCAGCGTTTCACACAATTGTTCAATATGATAAAACAAACTTATCCTGCTGTTCCCGTTGCTTTTATTTCTATAAAACCTAGCCCTAGCAGGGCCAACCTGATGCAGCGGATGGAGTTAAGCAACCAATTGATAAGGCTGTTTCTTGCAAAGCAGGCAAACACTCATTACATCAATGTTTACAATGATATGCTGGTGAATGGAAAGCCTGATCCTAAACTTTTTATTGGCGATAATTTGCACATGAATGCAAAAGGATATGCCATTTGGCAAAAGCAAATAGAACCTCTATTAAAGAAATAA
- a CDS encoding metallophosphoesterase, with amino-acid sequence MRRVAFICLSILAVACNSKMHTARIVLLPDTQTYAEKFPHILDTQLNWVARNANNIDFVLQQGDLTQNNNDKEWQVVKNAFARIDHKLPYVLALGNHDMGSTPGKFADTRNTELYNRYFPYQSFLKLPGFAGSFDATTTDNAYYLLQTGRVKWLVLTLEFGPRDTVLSWANDVVSRYPDRLAIINTHSYMYSDSTRQGPGDYWRAHGYGVGKDTGDHKVNDGEQMWNKLVKKHANIRFVFSGHVLNTGVGTLVSINDAGLPVYQMLANYQEGVKGSINGGNGFLRILDMNFMKGTMKVTSWSPYSNEYMDRPGHNFEVKHVLYKPAL; translated from the coding sequence ATGAGAAGGGTAGCTTTTATATGCTTAAGTATATTGGCAGTAGCATGCAACAGCAAGATGCATACTGCCCGCATCGTGTTATTACCCGATACGCAAACCTATGCTGAGAAGTTCCCGCACATACTTGACACGCAGCTTAATTGGGTAGCGCGTAATGCAAACAATATTGATTTTGTTTTACAACAAGGCGACCTTACTCAAAACAATAATGATAAAGAATGGCAGGTAGTTAAAAATGCCTTTGCACGAATAGATCATAAACTGCCTTATGTGCTGGCACTTGGTAATCATGATATGGGAAGTACACCGGGTAAGTTTGCAGACACACGCAATACTGAACTTTACAACCGTTACTTTCCTTACCAGAGCTTTTTAAAACTGCCAGGCTTTGCCGGTTCATTTGATGCAACCACAACAGACAACGCCTATTACCTGCTGCAAACAGGACGCGTAAAATGGTTGGTGCTTACGCTTGAATTTGGTCCAAGAGATACGGTGCTCTCATGGGCAAATGATGTAGTAAGCAGGTATCCCGACAGGCTTGCAATCATCAACACACATAGCTATATGTACAGCGATAGCACCAGGCAAGGGCCCGGCGACTACTGGCGTGCGCATGGTTATGGAGTAGGTAAAGACACCGGTGATCATAAGGTGAATGATGGAGAGCAGATGTGGAATAAACTGGTGAAGAAGCATGCAAACATTCGCTTTGTTTTCTCGGGTCATGTTTTGAATACAGGAGTAGGAACACTGGTCAGCATCAACGATGCAGGGCTGCCTGTGTACCAGATGCTGGCCAACTACCAGGAAGGCGTAAAAGGCTCCATCAATGGTGGCAATGGTTTCCTGCGGATACTGGATATGAACTTCATGAAAGGAACAATGAAAGTAACCAGTTGGTCGCCTTATTCCAATGAGTACATGGACAGGCCAGGACACAATTTTGAAGTAAAGCACGTACTATATAAACCAGCGTTATAG
- a CDS encoding TonB-dependent receptor, with the protein MSRKLTLTNRRQNLPSLAIRILFIFLLAFSSQVSAKGFSQDRLSISFKNAEISKVLAHIEKQTTYRFLYNESLQGIKQKVNLSLQDADIKQALDVIFSGTGLSYRFMENNLVVIREEAGTSANLPDIPVTGKVTGGSGEAVAGVSITVKGSTRGTSTDAQGNYSLVVPDNAILVVSAVGFSTQEIEVNNRRTINIQLAGSTTQLEQVVVVGYGTQRKRDLTGSITSISGNEIAKQPNVNPVASLQGKVAGLTIVNSGRAGAQPTVRIRGVNSTNNTDPLYVVDGVFQTNIDYINPGDIESMEVLRDPSSLAIFGLQGGNGVIIITTKRAARGTTRVSFQSTVGVQVVQDKIALTDAEGFKRLYSAQLANINAQPFDFRNYTANTNWQDLIFRDAIINNNTMTISTSGEKGSTLVSLGYNVQEGVLRNDKYQRFVARLNQEIRVNQNIRVGGDLNGTYWKRNNAEANITNALWAAPIVPVRSPDGLYYTMPSFQRAQVGNPVARLDRFDGTDVIHGVRAVGSLFGEIKFLKNFTWRSAFLTDLSFNINRGYNPLPFQVINLGEGTAPTDTFYDRNVRTSVTQGQSEFRKFQQDHTLTFDRSFTGGHKITALVGFTTLFNGSSSLSGTRRDTGLNVPNDPNFWYLNIISPNNPTTNAGGGNAESFMSYLARVNYSFGNKYLVNASFRRDGSSKFAPTSRWGNFGSIGVGWVISEESFYNFKAINFLKLRGAWGTVGAALGFPANLFRPGLTTANVGVFGDNVYGSVAPAYVPDPNLRWEKVRGVDLGLDFRALANRLNGELTFYDRTTVDILTTVTLPGAAGNYNYRTNLGTISNRGVELSLGWNDRIGRDWTYRLGGNISYNKNNVESIGNNINFQILGNAGANRTVTGQSIGHFFGYQQVGIYQSVADLNKRPSFVNSLPGDIAYQDTNGDGIIDQNDRTYLGTPFPLYNFGASFGLGYKGFDFLVEGQGVAGNKIYAQRRTETFATLNYEVNRLNAWTVPGTSNVEPIMDNTRGNNFLFSSYFLEPGDYFRIRTLQVGYTFTPTSLRRLGMSQLRMFLSGQNIATFTKATGYTPEASLGNPVASGADNGTYPVPAVYSFGVNVTF; encoded by the coding sequence TCGTACCGCTTCATGGAAAACAACCTTGTTGTGATACGTGAAGAAGCAGGTACATCTGCTAACCTGCCCGATATTCCTGTAACAGGAAAAGTAACCGGCGGCAGCGGTGAGGCGGTTGCTGGTGTATCAATTACCGTAAAAGGCAGTACCCGCGGCACAAGCACTGACGCGCAGGGAAATTATTCTCTGGTAGTACCAGACAATGCTATACTGGTTGTTTCCGCCGTTGGTTTCAGTACGCAGGAGATTGAGGTAAACAACAGGCGCACTATCAACATACAGTTGGCCGGTAGCACCACGCAATTGGAGCAGGTAGTGGTAGTAGGTTATGGTACACAACGCAAAAGAGATCTTACAGGTTCTATTACCTCTATTAGTGGTAATGAAATAGCCAAGCAACCAAACGTAAACCCGGTAGCATCGCTGCAGGGTAAGGTGGCTGGTCTTACCATTGTTAACAGTGGTCGTGCAGGTGCACAGCCCACGGTACGTATAAGGGGTGTAAATAGTACGAACAACACGGATCCGCTGTACGTAGTGGATGGTGTGTTCCAGACAAATATCGACTACATAAACCCGGGCGACATTGAAAGCATGGAGGTTCTGAGAGACCCATCTTCATTGGCCATCTTCGGTCTGCAGGGAGGAAATGGTGTGATCATCATTACCACAAAACGTGCAGCGCGTGGTACAACACGTGTTAGTTTCCAAAGCACTGTAGGTGTGCAGGTAGTGCAGGATAAAATTGCGCTAACTGATGCAGAAGGTTTTAAGAGATTATATTCCGCGCAGCTGGCGAATATCAACGCGCAGCCATTCGACTTCAGAAACTATACTGCGAATACCAACTGGCAGGACCTGATCTTCCGCGACGCGATCATCAACAATAACACGATGACTATCTCAACCAGTGGTGAAAAAGGATCAACACTTGTCAGCCTTGGCTACAATGTGCAGGAAGGTGTTTTGCGTAATGACAAATACCAGCGTTTCGTGGCTCGTCTCAACCAGGAGATACGTGTAAATCAAAACATTCGTGTAGGAGGTGACCTGAATGGTACCTACTGGAAGAGAAACAATGCAGAAGCTAATATCACCAACGCTCTTTGGGCAGCACCCATTGTGCCTGTTCGCTCTCCTGATGGTTTGTATTACACGATGCCGTCATTTCAGCGTGCGCAGGTAGGCAACCCGGTTGCCCGCCTCGACAGGTTTGACGGAACTGATGTGATACACGGCGTTCGTGCAGTAGGTAGTTTGTTTGGCGAAATAAAATTCCTCAAAAACTTTACCTGGCGCTCTGCCTTCCTTACTGACTTGAGCTTCAACATCAACAGGGGCTATAACCCACTGCCTTTCCAGGTTATCAACCTTGGAGAAGGTACAGCACCTACCGATACATTCTACGACAGGAACGTACGCACCTCCGTTACACAAGGACAATCTGAGTTCAGGAAATTCCAGCAAGATCACACGCTAACGTTTGATCGCAGCTTTACAGGTGGCCACAAGATCACCGCGTTGGTTGGCTTCACAACGCTTTTCAACGGTAGCTCGAGCCTTAGTGGTACCCGTCGCGATACTGGCTTAAACGTGCCAAATGATCCTAACTTCTGGTACCTGAACATTATTAGCCCGAACAACCCGACTACTAATGCTGGTGGTGGAAATGCCGAGTCATTTATGTCGTACCTGGCGCGGGTGAATTACTCCTTTGGCAACAAGTACCTCGTGAATGCCTCTTTCAGGCGTGATGGAAGTTCAAAGTTCGCACCAACAAGTCGCTGGGGCAACTTCGGAAGTATTGGTGTGGGTTGGGTGATTAGCGAAGAATCGTTCTACAACTTCAAGGCGATCAACTTCCTGAAACTGCGTGGCGCATGGGGTACCGTAGGAGCTGCCCTCGGCTTCCCGGCCAACCTTTTCCGCCCGGGATTAACAACAGCTAACGTAGGTGTGTTTGGTGACAACGTATATGGCTCTGTTGCTCCTGCATATGTTCCCGATCCAAACCTGCGGTGGGAAAAAGTTCGCGGTGTTGATCTGGGACTGGACTTCAGGGCACTGGCAAACAGGCTGAATGGTGAACTTACATTCTACGATCGTACAACTGTAGACATATTAACGACAGTAACGCTTCCTGGAGCTGCAGGTAATTATAACTACCGCACCAACCTGGGAACGATCTCTAACCGTGGCGTGGAACTAAGCCTCGGCTGGAATGACCGCATAGGACGCGACTGGACGTATAGGCTTGGTGGTAACATCAGCTACAACAAGAACAACGTGGAATCGATCGGTAACAATATCAACTTCCAGATACTAGGTAACGCCGGTGCCAACCGTACCGTTACCGGCCAGTCGATCGGGCACTTCTTTGGCTACCAGCAAGTCGGTATTTACCAATCTGTAGCTGACCTTAATAAGCGACCAAGTTTTGTGAACTCACTTCCGGGAGACATAGCTTACCAGGATACGAATGGTGATGGCATAATAGACCAGAACGATCGTACTTACCTGGGAACTCCATTCCCGCTGTACAACTTTGGTGCAAGCTTCGGCCTGGGCTACAAAGGCTTCGACTTCCTGGTAGAAGGACAAGGTGTTGCCGGCAACAAGATCTACGCCCAGCGCCGTACAGAAACATTTGCGACTCTAAACTATGAAGTGAACCGTCTGAACGCATGGACAGTCCCTGGAACATCGAACGTTGAGCCGATAATGGACAACACCCGCGGTAACAACTTCCTGTTCAGTTCTTACTTCCTTGAGCCGGGTGATTACTTCAGGATAAGGACCCTGCAGGTTGGCTATACCTTCACGCCAACTTCGCTGCGTCGCCTGGGTATGAGCCAGCTTCGGATGTTCCTCAGTGGACAGAACATTGCAACATTTACCAAAGCTACTGGCTATACTCCAGAGGCCTCACTTGGTAATCCTGTTGCAAGTGGAGCCGACAACGGTACGTACCCTGTACCAGCCGTTTATTCATTTGGTGTAAATGTTACTTTTTAA
- a CDS encoding glucoamylase family protein, giving the protein MKKALYPVVGSAVVFLLVLACNASRKITTQVNKIPAEYEMVYNEVQKSTFQYFWDGAEPTSGLARERFHVDDQYPQNDKNVVTSGGGGFGVMAILVGIERGYITRQQGFDRLKKIVSFLETADKFHGVWPHWWNGETGKVKPFSKKDDGGDLVESSFMIQGLLTVRQYFKDGTAQEKELAQRIDKLWKDVEFDWYRNGKNVLYWHWSPNYGWDMNFAVTGYNECLIMYVLAASSPTHGVPAEVYHDGWARSGKIKNGTSKYGYTLELEHNGSKEYGGPLFWAHYSYLGLDPRGLKDRYADYWQENKNHTLINYNWCVENPKKFKGYGPNSWGLTASYSVKGYSGHAPGMNRDLGVISPTAALSSMPYTPTESMRAMSHWYNTLRDKVYGLYGFYDAFSETANWYPKRYLAIDQGPIVVMMENHRTGLLWNLFMSCPEIQQGLKKLGFQSPHYK; this is encoded by the coding sequence ATGAAGAAAGCTTTATATCCTGTAGTAGGAAGTGCTGTTGTTTTTTTGCTGGTGCTTGCATGCAATGCATCAAGAAAGATAACAACACAGGTAAATAAAATTCCTGCTGAATATGAAATGGTTTATAACGAGGTTCAAAAGTCAACCTTCCAATACTTCTGGGATGGAGCAGAGCCAACCAGCGGACTGGCCAGAGAACGTTTTCATGTAGATGATCAATACCCGCAGAACGATAAGAACGTGGTGACCAGCGGCGGTGGTGGCTTTGGTGTGATGGCAATACTGGTAGGTATAGAAAGAGGTTACATTACGCGCCAGCAAGGATTTGACAGGCTGAAAAAGATCGTTAGCTTTTTGGAGACAGCCGATAAATTTCACGGCGTATGGCCACATTGGTGGAATGGTGAAACAGGTAAAGTAAAACCATTTAGCAAGAAAGATGATGGAGGTGACCTGGTTGAATCTTCATTCATGATACAAGGATTGCTTACGGTGCGCCAATATTTTAAAGATGGCACTGCGCAGGAAAAAGAACTGGCACAACGCATAGATAAGCTTTGGAAAGATGTAGAGTTTGACTGGTACCGCAACGGTAAAAATGTATTGTACTGGCACTGGAGTCCTAACTATGGCTGGGACATGAACTTTGCAGTTACAGGCTACAACGAATGCCTGATCATGTATGTACTGGCGGCCTCGTCGCCTACACATGGTGTGCCTGCCGAAGTATACCACGATGGATGGGCAAGAAGTGGTAAAATAAAGAATGGTACAAGCAAATATGGCTATACCCTGGAGCTGGAACACAATGGCTCTAAAGAATATGGCGGTCCATTGTTTTGGGCTCATTATTCTTACCTGGGGCTTGATCCACGAGGATTGAAAGACAGGTATGCAGACTATTGGCAGGAAAACAAAAACCACACACTCATCAACTACAATTGGTGTGTAGAAAATCCAAAGAAGTTTAAAGGCTATGGACCGAATAGTTGGGGGCTTACCGCAAGCTATTCTGTAAAAGGTTATTCTGGTCATGCGCCGGGAATGAACAGGGACCTTGGTGTGATATCACCAACTGCTGCGCTTTCATCTATGCCTTATACACCTACTGAAAGCATGCGTGCCATGAGCCATTGGTACAATACACTTCGCGATAAAGTGTATGGCCTTTATGGCTTCTATGATGCTTTTAGCGAAACAGCAAATTGGTATCCTAAAAGATACTTAGCCATAGACCAGGGACCAATAGTAGTAATGATGGAGAACCATAGAACAGGCTTGTTGTGGAACCTGTTTATGAGCTGCCCCGAGATACAACAAGGGTTGAAAAAATTGGGCTTTCAAAGTCCGCATTATAAGTAG
- a CDS encoding DUF4886 domain-containing protein has product MNLIKCLKSFTTVLAISIIGLSACKKDGNPNKLPNADNREFADRINNGVIKVLAIGNSFSENALESNFYDLAKASGKKVIVGNLFIAGASLDLHKKNALGQLYAYEYRKIDETGTKKTYKPFSIDVALLDEPWDYISFQQASPESGLLPTVQAALPDLYNYVKSKSKNPGAKYVYHSTWAYAPVTTNTGFANYNNNQLTMYNAIVNVAQNVNTISPIDMIVPTGTAIQNARTSQLGESFTVADGYHLNTLGKYVAACTWYEKIFGVSVVGNTYTGGLSDFEVKVAQNAAHFAVLKPFEITSMSSFEADPVQLTKPVLIDFGNATPSPSWNQMSGFTVGSRINLKDSLNAFVGISITVIERFNNINTNGATNTTTPMNMPSNVSARNFFGNAAGVFGGLTTPQGVFELRGLLPSLTYNFSFFGSRDATDNRETKYTVAGMNQGSGTLNPSSNSTAIATINNIRPTADGKLTITVTAGPNNVSANKWFYINAAKITSN; this is encoded by the coding sequence ATGAACCTGATTAAATGTTTAAAATCATTTACCACTGTACTTGCCATTAGTATTATTGGTTTAAGTGCATGTAAAAAGGATGGCAATCCCAATAAGTTGCCAAATGCAGACAATAGGGAGTTTGCAGACAGAATAAATAATGGCGTTATTAAAGTTTTAGCCATTGGTAATAGTTTTTCTGAAAATGCTCTTGAAAGCAATTTTTATGATCTAGCAAAAGCCTCCGGAAAGAAAGTAATAGTAGGCAATTTGTTTATAGCTGGCGCGTCTTTGGATTTACATAAAAAAAATGCACTTGGACAATTATATGCCTATGAATACAGGAAAATAGATGAAACGGGTACTAAGAAAACTTACAAGCCATTTTCTATTGATGTAGCACTTTTAGATGAGCCATGGGATTATATCAGCTTTCAGCAAGCTAGTCCTGAATCCGGATTATTACCTACAGTCCAGGCTGCATTGCCAGACTTATACAATTATGTAAAAAGCAAGTCGAAAAACCCGGGTGCAAAGTACGTATATCATTCTACCTGGGCATATGCGCCAGTAACAACCAATACGGGTTTTGCAAACTATAATAACAACCAGTTAACCATGTACAATGCCATAGTTAACGTTGCGCAGAATGTAAATACGATTTCTCCCATTGACATGATTGTACCAACTGGAACTGCTATTCAAAATGCAAGGACTAGCCAATTAGGCGAAAGTTTTACTGTGGCAGATGGCTATCATTTAAATACTTTAGGAAAATACGTAGCCGCTTGTACATGGTATGAGAAAATTTTTGGCGTATCGGTTGTAGGAAATACTTACACTGGTGGACTTTCAGATTTCGAAGTAAAAGTTGCTCAAAATGCAGCACATTTCGCGGTTCTCAAGCCATTTGAAATTACATCAATGTCTAGTTTTGAAGCAGATCCGGTTCAATTAACAAAACCAGTACTTATTGATTTTGGAAATGCTACCCCTTCACCATCATGGAATCAAATGTCAGGCTTTACTGTTGGTAGTAGAATAAATTTAAAAGATAGTTTAAATGCATTCGTTGGTATTTCTATAACCGTTATTGAACGCTTTAATAACATTAATACAAACGGAGCGACTAACACCACTACACCTATGAATATGCCAAGTAATGTTTCGGCCCGTAATTTTTTCGGTAATGCGGCGGGTGTTTTTGGGGGTTTAACAACGCCACAAGGTGTTTTTGAACTTAGGGGTTTACTCCCTTCTTTAACTTACAACTTTAGCTTTTTTGGTTCAAGAGATGCTACTGATAATAGAGAAACAAAATATACTGTGGCTGGTATGAACCAAGGTTCGGGTACATTAAATCCGTCATCAAACTCAACAGCTATTGCCACAATAAATAACATTAGGCCAACTGCAGATGGCAAATTGACAATCACGGTTACTGCAGGACCTAATAATGTATCTGCTAATAAATGGTTTTATATAAATGCTGCTAAAATAACTTCTAACTAA
- a CDS encoding family 43 glycosylhydrolase — protein MKIALVTCLMISTLLATAQQTQMSTYCNPLNVDYTYMIYNAHNGISYRSGADPAVVKFRGEYYMFVTRSLGYWHSTDLLNWHFIEPEKWYFQGSNAPAAFNYKDSVLYVAGDPSGSMSILYTDNPKKGDWKATPAILNNLQDPALFIDDDGKGYVYWGSSNVYPIRAKTLDKNRNFKPSDTTYQLFNLDMNKHGWERFGENHGDTVLGGYMEGPWMTKHNGKYYLEYAAPGTEFNVYGDGVYIGDSPLGPFKYAPNNPVSYKPGGYMNGAGHGSTVVGPGSKYWHFASNSVSVNVNWERRLCMFPSGFDAEGLMYTNTYFGDYPHYAPAVAGKHGDFRGWMLLSYKKPVRASSQLGQYAATSVTDESTKTFWVAEANDDKQWLEIDLEKPATVHALQVNYHDHKSNMYGRYPNLYHRYTIEGSVDGNNWTVLVDRRNSYKDVPNDYVELGEPKLVRYIRYNNIKVPTPHLSISGLRVFGVGQGKAPVAVKNFQVNRKLDRRDAMITWDKVPGAQGYNVLWGIAPGKLYSSWLVYDDNKLDMKTLTENQSYYFSIEAFNENGVGVRTKPVKVD, from the coding sequence ATGAAGATCGCTCTCGTTACATGTTTGATGATAAGTACGTTGCTTGCTACTGCGCAGCAAACGCAGATGAGTACGTACTGCAACCCGCTGAATGTTGACTATACGTATATGATCTACAATGCCCACAACGGCATATCGTATAGGTCAGGTGCTGACCCTGCAGTGGTGAAATTCAGGGGCGAGTATTACATGTTCGTGACACGCTCGTTAGGTTATTGGCATTCTACTGATCTGCTGAACTGGCATTTTATTGAACCAGAGAAATGGTACTTCCAGGGATCGAATGCGCCGGCGGCTTTCAACTACAAAGACAGCGTGCTTTATGTAGCTGGTGATCCGTCAGGCTCTATGAGTATTTTGTATACAGACAATCCTAAGAAAGGTGATTGGAAAGCAACACCTGCCATACTGAACAACCTGCAGGACCCTGCCTTGTTCATTGATGATGATGGAAAGGGATATGTGTATTGGGGTTCATCAAACGTGTACCCGATAAGAGCGAAAACATTAGATAAGAACAGAAACTTCAAGCCTTCTGATACTACTTACCAGCTCTTCAATCTTGATATGAATAAGCATGGTTGGGAACGCTTTGGAGAAAATCATGGTGATACTGTTTTAGGTGGTTATATGGAAGGGCCGTGGATGACGAAGCACAACGGAAAGTACTATTTAGAATATGCTGCACCAGGCACTGAGTTCAATGTTTATGGTGATGGTGTGTATATAGGTGATTCGCCATTAGGTCCTTTTAAATATGCGCCTAACAATCCTGTGTCGTATAAACCTGGTGGTTACATGAATGGAGCAGGTCATGGAAGTACAGTGGTAGGGCCGGGAAGTAAGTACTGGCATTTTGCCTCTAATTCTGTGTCAGTGAATGTGAACTGGGAGCGCAGGTTGTGCATGTTTCCTTCGGGCTTTGATGCTGAAGGATTGATGTATACCAATACCTACTTTGGCGACTACCCTCATTATGCGCCGGCAGTAGCTGGCAAGCATGGCGACTTCAGGGGCTGGATGTTATTGTCGTATAAAAAGCCTGTTCGTGCATCGTCGCAACTAGGGCAATATGCTGCAACTAGTGTGACAGATGAAAGCACTAAAACATTTTGGGTAGCTGAAGCCAATGATGATAAGCAGTGGCTGGAGATCGATCTTGAAAAGCCTGCAACGGTGCATGCATTGCAAGTGAATTATCATGATCATAAGTCCAACATGTATGGCCGCTATCCTAACCTTTACCATCGATATACAATTGAAGGTTCTGTAGATGGTAACAACTGGACTGTGCTGGTGGACAGGCGCAATAGCTATAAAGATGTTCCTAATGATTACGTGGAACTGGGCGAGCCAAAGCTGGTTCGTTATATCCGTTACAACAACATTAAGGTTCCTACGCCACATCTTTCCATATCAGGTCTTCGTGTGTTTGGCGTGGGACAAGGTAAAGCACCAGTTGCTGTAAAGAACTTCCAGGTAAATAGAAAACTTGATAGACGTGATGCAATGATAACATGGGATAAAGTACCAGGTGCACAAGGCTATAATGTGCTATGGGGAATAGCTCCTGGTAAACTGTATAGTTCGTGGTTGGTGTATGATGATAATAAGCTGGACATGAAAACGCTTACAGAAAATCAATCTTATTATTTCTCCATAGAAGCGTTTAATGAGAATGGAGTGGGTGTTCGAACTAAGCCAGTGAAAGTGGATTAG